From the Rhinoderma darwinii isolate aRhiDar2 chromosome 12, aRhiDar2.hap1, whole genome shotgun sequence genome, one window contains:
- the RTN1 gene encoding reticulon-1 isoform X3 produces the protein MQASADSTRIECFWSNWKCQAIDLLYWREVKQTGIVFGSVLLMLFSLTQFSVVSVIAYLALAALSATISFRIYKSVLQAVQKTDEGHPFKNYLDIEISLSQEQIQKYTDCLQVYTNSIVRELRRLFLVQDLVDSLKFAVLMWLLTYVGALFNGLTLLIMAVVSMFSLPAVYDKYQAQIDQYLGLVRTNMNTIVGKIQAKIPGAKQKE, from the exons CTATAGACTTATTATACTGGCGAGAGGTGAAGCAGACTGGGATTGTCTTTGGAAGTGTCCTTTTGATGCTTTTCTCATTGACTCAATTCAGCGTGGTCAGTGTCATCGCCTACCTAGCACTTGCTGCCCTCTCAGCCACAATCAGCTTCAGAATTTACAAGTCAGTTTTACAAGCTGTACAGAAAACCGATGAAGGACATCCATTCAA AAACTACTTGGATATTGAGATCTCCCTCTCTCAAGAACAGATCCAGAAGTACACAGACTGCCTTCAAGTGTACACAAACAGCATAGTCAGAGAGCTCAGAAGGCTTTTCCTAGTACAGGACCTTGTGGATTCATTGAAG TTTGCTGTACTAATGTGGCTGCTGACATATGTCGGAGCTCTGTTCAATGGTCTTACGCTCCTCATTATGG CTGTGGTGTCCATGTTTTCCCTCCCAGCCGTATATGACAAGTATCAG GCACAAATTGACCAGTATTTGGGACTGGTGCGGACAAACATGAACACAATTGTGGGAAA aattcAAGCTAAAATTCCTGGTGCAAAACAGAAGGAATAA